A single region of the Flavobacteriales bacterium genome encodes:
- a CDS encoding PKD domain-containing protein gives MKQQKFKFFGYLVIPILLLLGSVDLATAQVCSPDWVPGNECENSAVKFRANSPGRNTYLWKFGDPANSSSTERDPFFTYPKAGTYTVTFSADGPAGPCSKTFNITIRESPIARPFLIKSKQQCFNGNEFCFIDSSTAASGSSIKNIIYLFSDGARYSFVSSIYGDTLCHSIVDKKGGWFNLKVEIEDANGCITEHYVNNAFRVFPHLGVEMSSNSPTKCDSTEATITNKTYANWQDSQDVIGLKDIAKFTYDFGDGTQVVGDSVTNTQWWTGKNDDGILKKWYYKNGTFNAKLTVESRFGCTESFTYKAAATNIYLRPVILADFDSSCTDNPTVNFSLKDGPVAGGKFLWNFGDPPSGPNNFDNKSWTPKHSYGAGPWMISINIVAGPCDIMAFDTITKYGPSSAIGVAFDQILEKEKYQCIIRDSVHFKNHSSWYHDDANYWDEDSTLIFYLQAFSVQKHKVTQIDSIFYYANKVNGTNKDTLKKKYALTDVISLNGYTIYFDATKDSLMIINPSNDTSAFSKTLAGLGAKRRYVFNYKEATRTGNQKAIPDPPNTDYRFKDHVLRLWTLGDNFASQCTTDTKANKNVNLNCNFTRDSLPVHWYTPWDEIYKYQNNGQFYLTPATQTRFSRNSRKCFQVSVYPADTVKFPQTVVLFVPFDSTATFNIPYTDSFGNAKTDVVTIVGGKIYPQDTFRDNYRLKVWRPNSVYKGSVINTVIWEDQNYWIPGGTTIKIKNLKNGNIRTASGPKLEKIKKDEQFEVKTGDSILSRSLMKINAERVVIAAASTILVDTVINGVATTVTRSAIIIDSAYHRDAFFKTNGQCNTVTLWHKDTVHPDRCEHSATDNLALLPPNAKGLKWESGVPCPADGNKLNYYLQFSMDDTKPGCSQQWFEVNYDSLTGPTNWLNYKSGSVLAPPPPGSPIPFVLPYDIIGTWGNKFTKVYTAGEVGSDPSKRPNGSFTIGLVVGNGPPKFNAAGQPIAPECTDTAWYSDMFRYMFMDAAFDILIPQNKPRAICAGETAYFRLVNPIQDSIALLRWNWGYPTRTSGYYEQFVYFAPYKGPQAGRNDANATGWDKSKKWLYNYVVRHDVDELFGDVLIDTIVTRIYRKWDVKVNTYAADKILVDLLKSLNLEIEDVKDDLPYMLGDGTFGCIDTTGLSEYFVFGKIGIAKDVYTDGQYKYHYTDASHTNKEIVEEIFHFRDSSLQGYDTLVAPYDLVGTDTIFKRGSVIPGVYKFKYVHPEVRLNFCDPTKRDTFWVRSNGPMTPNLFLNNNVGCEKSDAKLLNVGYLNQFRLASEAVCAGMEHFLYDSIRYWQYGDDAFPDYYPIDPRKFWDDGIRYSQNKEIKEIDWNYGDSVKEFDRSLKFFHTYDEPGEYLVAIAMKDSIGCKDTAFVTAFVTKVKANFETNQAAGGDPCDGIISFYDSTVVFDPCRGRDTCPNGVYDPCDYVVAWDWNFGDGSKRSVLQNPSHDYTSSGWFTVKLVVHTLLGCSDTVEKQIFIAGPQPRFEFSNPNNPWGEDSIIICKGDRVSLNNISNDPMFDPSWILYWGDGKIGSTNDINNVFSHAYDTVGTFYLSLYMEDKTATSNVKCNRIFPDTSTKDGKIPRKIKVIVQPLSPAVLDISDTIVCIDQLVTFTDKSDSSLYQYRQFSFGDGDTTTVSNPKIDANHAYSAVGTYKVVLIPNYDLPPGDFTPKCIGTDSGFVTVETVKADFDTTRTPDKHGFVFKNTSVNGKTFTWIVEGQNKTIFTVDMNDMSDYEYNWGESLGKFEVCLVAISEIGCPDTTCKIVDNSFIIDLQLYNVFTPSKDGDGDGLNDVFVVDALGWEEFEMSIYNRWGELVYKTADPNIGWDGTVMNKGTKCPAGTYFYVVNYKLENRDENDGGKNRSGTVTLIWEQ, from the coding sequence ATGAAACAACAAAAGTTTAAATTTTTTGGCTACTTAGTTATCCCAATTCTATTGCTCTTGGGTTCAGTTGATTTAGCCACGGCTCAGGTATGTAGCCCTGACTGGGTTCCGGGAAATGAGTGTGAAAACTCGGCGGTAAAGTTTCGTGCAAACTCGCCCGGTAGAAACACGTATTTGTGGAAATTTGGTGATCCCGCCAACTCATCCAGTACGGAAAGGGATCCTTTTTTTACGTATCCAAAAGCGGGAACCTACACGGTAACATTTTCGGCGGATGGTCCTGCGGGTCCTTGTAGTAAGACATTTAACATCACAATTAGGGAAAGTCCGATTGCCCGTCCGTTTTTGATAAAATCAAAACAACAGTGTTTTAACGGTAATGAGTTTTGTTTCATAGACAGTAGTACGGCGGCTTCAGGAAGTAGTATAAAGAATATAATATATCTTTTTAGCGATGGTGCACGATACAGTTTCGTTAGTTCGATTTATGGTGACACCCTCTGTCACAGCATCGTTGATAAAAAGGGTGGGTGGTTTAATTTGAAAGTGGAGATAGAAGATGCTAACGGCTGTATTACGGAGCATTACGTAAATAATGCATTTAGAGTATTCCCGCACCTTGGCGTGGAAATGAGCAGTAACTCTCCAACAAAATGTGATTCTACGGAAGCCACCATTACAAACAAAACGTATGCTAACTGGCAAGATTCGCAAGATGTAATAGGCTTAAAAGACATTGCCAAGTTTACTTATGATTTTGGTGACGGCACCCAAGTGGTGGGCGACTCGGTTACAAATACACAATGGTGGACCGGTAAAAATGATGATGGTATTCTGAAAAAATGGTACTATAAAAATGGAACATTCAACGCAAAATTGACCGTGGAGTCAAGATTTGGTTGTACAGAATCATTTACTTACAAAGCTGCGGCTACCAATATTTATCTACGTCCGGTTATTTTGGCTGATTTCGATTCATCGTGTACGGATAACCCAACCGTTAATTTCAGTTTGAAAGACGGCCCAGTAGCTGGGGGTAAATTTTTGTGGAACTTTGGTGATCCACCATCAGGGCCAAACAACTTCGACAATAAGTCATGGACTCCCAAACACAGCTATGGTGCGGGTCCTTGGATGATTTCTATCAATATTGTGGCCGGACCTTGCGACATCATGGCGTTTGATACCATCACAAAATATGGGCCATCTTCAGCTATCGGGGTTGCATTCGACCAAATCTTGGAAAAAGAAAAATATCAGTGCATAATTCGCGATAGTGTTCACTTTAAGAATCATTCATCTTGGTATCACGATGATGCCAATTATTGGGATGAGGACAGTACGCTTATATTCTATCTTCAAGCGTTTTCGGTGCAAAAACATAAAGTAACACAGATTGACAGTATTTTTTACTATGCCAATAAGGTAAATGGTACGAACAAGGATACGTTGAAGAAAAAATATGCCTTAACCGATGTAATCAGCCTAAACGGATATACAATTTACTTTGATGCAACAAAAGATTCGTTGATGATTATAAATCCAAGCAACGACACTTCGGCTTTTAGTAAAACGTTAGCTGGTTTGGGTGCAAAAAGACGTTATGTATTCAACTATAAAGAGGCAACAAGAACGGGCAATCAAAAAGCAATTCCTGATCCGCCAAATACCGATTACCGATTTAAGGATCATGTTTTGAGGCTTTGGACGTTGGGAGATAATTTTGCTTCGCAGTGTACCACAGATACAAAGGCCAATAAAAACGTAAATCTTAACTGTAATTTCACGCGTGATTCGTTGCCGGTTCACTGGTACACACCTTGGGATGAAATTTACAAATACCAAAACAATGGTCAGTTTTATCTAACCCCTGCCACTCAGACAAGATTTAGTAGAAATTCGAGAAAGTGTTTCCAAGTTTCCGTTTATCCCGCAGATACCGTTAAATTCCCTCAAACAGTGGTACTTTTTGTTCCGTTTGATTCTACTGCCACGTTTAATATTCCATATACCGATTCATTTGGAAATGCCAAAACGGATGTGGTTACCATAGTCGGAGGAAAGATTTATCCGCAAGATACATTCAGGGATAATTACCGATTAAAAGTGTGGAGACCGAATAGTGTTTATAAGGGAAGTGTTATCAACACAGTTATTTGGGAAGACCAAAACTACTGGATACCTGGCGGAACAACGATTAAAATTAAAAACCTTAAGAATGGAAATATTCGTACTGCCAGTGGTCCAAAATTGGAAAAAATCAAAAAGGATGAGCAGTTTGAGGTAAAAACCGGAGATTCAATCTTATCAAGAAGTTTGATGAAGATAAATGCAGAAAGAGTGGTAATAGCTGCTGCCAGCACCATACTGGTTGATACTGTAATAAATGGCGTTGCCACTACTGTCACTCGTTCAGCGATAATTATAGACTCAGCATATCATAGAGATGCATTTTTCAAAACCAATGGACAATGTAACACAGTAACACTTTGGCATAAAGACACCGTTCATCCAGATAGATGCGAACACTCTGCTACCGACAACCTGGCTTTATTGCCTCCAAACGCAAAAGGATTGAAATGGGAATCTGGAGTTCCTTGTCCGGCAGATGGAAATAAATTGAATTATTATTTGCAATTTAGCATGGATGACACTAAACCCGGTTGTTCGCAACAATGGTTTGAAGTTAACTACGACTCTTTGACAGGGCCTACAAACTGGTTAAACTACAAATCAGGTAGTGTTTTAGCTCCTCCTCCTCCAGGTAGCCCAATACCCTTTGTGCTTCCTTATGATATTATTGGAACATGGGGCAACAAGTTTACAAAGGTTTATACTGCCGGTGAGGTAGGCAGCGATCCAAGTAAACGGCCAAATGGTTCATTTACCATTGGTTTAGTAGTTGGAAACGGACCCCCAAAATTTAATGCTGCTGGGCAACCCATTGCTCCGGAATGTACTGACACGGCTTGGTATAGCGATATGTTTAGATATATGTTTATGGATGCCGCTTTCGATATACTTATTCCACAAAACAAACCGCGTGCTATTTGTGCCGGAGAAACTGCCTACTTCCGATTGGTTAATCCGATTCAAGACAGCATTGCCTTATTGAGATGGAACTGGGGATACCCAACACGAACATCTGGATACTACGAGCAATTTGTATATTTTGCTCCATACAAAGGTCCACAAGCCGGACGAAATGATGCAAATGCAACAGGATGGGACAAATCCAAAAAATGGTTGTACAACTACGTTGTCCGCCATGATGTGGATGAGCTATTTGGTGATGTGTTGATTGACACCATAGTTACGCGTATCTACAGAAAGTGGGATGTAAAAGTAAACACCTATGCGGCAGATAAAATTTTGGTTGACCTATTAAAAAGCCTGAATTTGGAAATTGAGGATGTGAAGGATGATTTACCTTATATGTTGGGCGATGGAACATTTGGATGTATCGACACCACAGGCCTTAGCGAATATTTTGTATTTGGCAAAATAGGCATAGCAAAGGATGTTTATACTGATGGTCAATACAAATATCACTATACCGATGCGAGTCACACCAATAAGGAAATCGTTGAAGAAATATTCCACTTTAGGGACTCTTCGCTGCAAGGATATGATACATTGGTTGCTCCTTATGATTTGGTTGGAACCGACACTATTTTCAAACGAGGCTCTGTAATACCGGGGGTTTATAAATTCAAATATGTTCATCCGGAAGTTAGACTGAACTTCTGCGACCCCACAAAACGCGATACCTTCTGGGTGCGGTCAAACGGACCAATGACCCCGAATCTTTTCCTTAACAACAATGTGGGTTGTGAAAAATCAGACGCCAAGTTGTTAAACGTGGGTTACTTAAACCAATTTAGGTTAGCATCTGAAGCGGTTTGTGCCGGAATGGAGCATTTCCTATATGATAGTATTAGGTACTGGCAGTATGGTGATGATGCCTTCCCTGATTATTACCCAATCGATCCACGTAAATTTTGGGATGATGGTATTCGATATTCACAAAATAAAGAAATCAAGGAAATTGACTGGAACTATGGCGATTCGGTAAAAGAATTTGATAGAAGCTTAAAATTCTTCCATACCTATGATGAGCCTGGTGAGTATTTGGTGGCTATTGCCATGAAAGATTCCATTGGTTGTAAAGACACAGCCTTTGTTACGGCCTTTGTTACCAAGGTGAAAGCCAATTTTGAAACCAATCAGGCAGCTGGGGGCGACCCATGTGACGGTATCATTTCATTCTATGATTCAACTGTCGTATTCGACCCATGTAGAGGAAGAGACACCTGTCCGAATGGTGTATATGATCCGTGCGACTATGTGGTTGCGTGGGATTGGAATTTTGGTGACGGATCAAAAAGAAGCGTTCTACAAAATCCTTCGCATGACTATACATCCAGTGGATGGTTTACTGTAAAACTGGTGGTTCACACCCTCTTAGGCTGTTCAGACACAGTCGAAAAGCAAATATTTATTGCCGGGCCACAACCGCGATTTGAGTTTAGCAATCCAAACAACCCATGGGGTGAGGATTCAATAATTATATGTAAAGGAGACAGGGTTTCTCTTAATAATATTAGCAACGACCCAATGTTCGACCCATCATGGATTCTTTATTGGGGTGATGGAAAAATAGGTTCCACTAATGATATTAATAATGTGTTTTCACATGCCTACGACACCGTAGGAACATTCTATTTGTCACTATATATGGAGGATAAAACAGCTACTTCAAACGTGAAGTGTAATAGAATTTTCCCTGATACCAGCACAAAAGATGGCAAAATACCAAGAAAGATAAAGGTTATAGTTCAACCATTGAGTCCTGCTGTTTTGGATATATCTGATACAATTGTGTGTATAGATCAGTTGGTAACATTTACTGACAAATCAGATAGTTCTTTATACCAATATCGACAGTTCTCCTTTGGTGACGGTGATACTACGACAGTTTCAAACCCAAAGATAGATGCAAATCATGCTTATAGTGCTGTAGGAACGTATAAGGTTGTATTAATACCAAATTACGACTTGCCACCTGGAGACTTTACACCAAAATGTATTGGCACCGATAGCGGATTTGTTACGGTAGAGACAGTGAAAGCTGATTTTGACACAACCCGTACTCCAGATAAACACGGATTTGTATTCAAGAATACATCTGTAAATGGTAAAACATTCACTTGGATTGTTGAGGGTCAGAATAAAACAATATTCACTGTTGACATGAATGATATGAGCGATTATGAATACAACTGGGGCGAATCACTTGGTAAATTTGAGGTTTGTTTGGTAGCGATTAGCGAGATAGGTTGTCCGGACACAACTTGTAAAATTGTGGACAACAGCTTTATTATTGATTTACAACTTTACAACGTATTTACTCCAAGTAAAGATGGCGACGGCGATGGGCTTAATGACGTTTTCGTAGTAGATGCTCTTGGTTGGGAAGAGTTTGAAATGAGCATTTACAACAGATGGGGCGAGTTGGTTTACAAAACCGCTGATCCTAACATTGGTTGGGATGGAACGGTAATGAATAAAGGAACTAAATGTCCTGCGGGTACTTACTTCTATGTGGTAAACTACAAATTAGAAAACCGCGATGAAAACGATGGAGGTAAAAACCGAAGCGGTACGGTTACCTTAATCTGGGAACAATAG
- a CDS encoding gliding motility-associated C-terminal domain-containing protein, which produces MENNNNIEQFDEFFKHAFESSSITPPPSVWQGVSSATSSFGTATTTSSWLGKLGVMKAAALVTGVLTAITAGVLILSNKAEETQTNQIEAGQTTKTENVLPTKNDANTVLVEEAEKPTSPTDTKADNSTNQINTNNSKGNVGEPNPTVGVEPKNDLSKAKESYQKNPKTSNQTTQPSITCNTSKCCINQIVELKTNHLKDVVWYRDGKEIGSVGSITVLMDKPGNVTFLAKGLNDNGLEAKVEKRIAVYEANAAFTHRQTKGQMSLEAKANALKSQWFKNNVLVAENVPKITIEGKSSETVKLTHILTNGSGCADTAVETITFNPFCDAEVTIPYNIITPHDMDGKNDNFEINLPEVGYFYLVIYNSAFQKVYESTNQNEVWNGKMFNLGEPVPIGEYTYTLVYGCDGGTNKMVGKLTVN; this is translated from the coding sequence TTGGAGAATAACAACAACATAGAGCAATTTGACGAGTTTTTCAAACATGCGTTTGAAAGCAGTAGCATAACACCTCCGCCAAGTGTTTGGCAAGGAGTTTCGAGTGCTACATCTTCTTTTGGCACCGCGACCACCACGAGTTCTTGGCTTGGCAAACTTGGCGTAATGAAGGCTGCGGCTTTGGTAACAGGGGTTTTAACTGCAATCACGGCGGGCGTTTTAATTTTAAGTAACAAAGCAGAAGAAACTCAAACAAATCAAATTGAAGCAGGGCAAACTACCAAGACAGAAAATGTTTTACCTACAAAAAATGATGCTAATACAGTTTTGGTGGAGGAAGCTGAAAAACCAACTTCACCAACAGATACAAAAGCCGATAATAGTACTAACCAAATTAATACGAACAATAGCAAGGGCAATGTCGGAGAGCCAAACCCTACGGTAGGTGTGGAACCCAAAAATGATTTGTCAAAAGCCAAAGAATCGTATCAGAAAAACCCTAAAACGAGCAACCAAACTACACAACCTTCTATTACTTGCAATACTTCAAAGTGCTGTATTAATCAAATAGTTGAATTAAAAACTAACCACCTTAAAGACGTTGTTTGGTACAGAGATGGAAAAGAAATTGGTAGCGTTGGAAGCATTACGGTTTTGATGGATAAACCTGGCAATGTTACCTTTTTGGCCAAAGGCCTGAATGACAATGGTTTGGAAGCCAAAGTCGAAAAAAGAATAGCTGTGTATGAGGCAAATGCAGCTTTTACACACCGTCAAACAAAGGGCCAAATGAGCCTTGAAGCTAAAGCCAATGCACTAAAAAGTCAATGGTTTAAAAACAATGTGTTGGTGGCCGAAAACGTTCCGAAAATTACCATTGAGGGAAAATCGAGTGAAACAGTAAAACTAACACATATCTTAACCAACGGAAGTGGCTGTGCTGATACAGCAGTTGAAACCATCACTTTTAATCCGTTTTGTGATGCAGAAGTTACCATTCCATACAACATTATTACTCCCCACGATATGGATGGGAAGAATGATAATTTTGAAATAAATCTGCCCGAAGTAGGATATTTTTACTTGGTAATATACAATTCGGCATTTCAAAAAGTGTATGAAAGCACCAATCAAAATGAGGTTTGGAACGGAAAAATGTTTAACTTGGGAGAACCTGTACCTATTGGCGAATACACATATACACTGGTTTATGGCTGCGACGGGGGTACAAACAAAATGGTGGGCAAATTGACAGTAAACTAA
- a CDS encoding RNA polymerase sigma factor: MAIGKQDTEKELIEKCLQGSHAAFKNLYDRLSGKMYAVSLRYMQQTDDAQDVLQEAFIRIFKNLGKFKFIGSFEGWCRKIVANTAIEAIRKNGRIKEDNFEILPEMPVDAKSFERLKYNDLMSLVKSLPDGYRSVFNLYVLDGYSHKEIGEMLGINENTSKTQLFKARLALQKKVKEQFGE, encoded by the coding sequence ATGGCAATAGGCAAACAAGATACGGAAAAGGAGCTGATAGAAAAATGTTTGCAGGGCAGTCATGCCGCTTTCAAAAATTTGTACGATAGATTATCAGGAAAAATGTACGCAGTAAGTTTACGATATATGCAGCAAACCGATGACGCACAAGATGTGTTGCAGGAAGCATTTATACGTATCTTTAAAAATCTTGGTAAATTCAAATTTATCGGTTCGTTTGAAGGGTGGTGCAGAAAAATTGTGGCCAATACAGCCATTGAAGCCATCCGAAAAAACGGTAGAATAAAAGAAGACAACTTTGAAATATTGCCCGAAATGCCTGTGGATGCCAAAAGCTTCGAAAGGCTTAAATACAATGATTTGATGAGTTTGGTGAAATCACTTCCAGATGGATACAGAAGTGTTTTTAACCTTTATGTATTAGACGGATATAGCCACAAAGAAATAGGAGAAATGCTTGGTATTAATGAAAACACAAGCAAAACCCAATTATTTAAAGCCCGATTGGCTTTGCAAAAAAAAGTGAAAGAACAGTTTGGAGAATAA
- a CDS encoding YbjN domain-containing protein translates to MELQPFFDTVEDAIRTLGVDPEITRCEQSGQWILQRGDVEIYIDVWQPQTHNQWEYFRDEEPATVFQVVAPVCYLPDSEEEKKDFVNEILHINHHLFYGCFTINEQENMVAISFKRLIEGINRVEMIEPIEAIGFYAENFGNYFPTKYSLKKIEKN, encoded by the coding sequence ATGGAGTTACAACCCTTTTTTGACACAGTAGAAGATGCCATACGAACACTTGGTGTTGACCCCGAAATAACCCGATGCGAACAATCCGGACAATGGATTTTGCAACGCGGAGATGTGGAAATTTACATTGACGTGTGGCAACCCCAAACCCACAACCAATGGGAGTATTTTAGAGATGAAGAACCTGCAACCGTTTTTCAGGTGGTGGCTCCTGTTTGTTATTTGCCGGATAGCGAAGAAGAAAAGAAAGATTTTGTGAACGAGATTTTGCATATAAATCATCACCTTTTTTATGGCTGTTTCACCATAAATGAGCAAGAAAATATGGTGGCCATAAGCTTTAAAAGATTGATTGAGGGGATAAACAGAGTGGAGATGATAGAACCCATAGAGGCCATTGGTTTTTACGCCGAAAATTTCGGCAATTATTTTCCAACGAAATATTCTTTAAAAAAAATCGAAAAAAATTAA